TGGGAGAGTCTTggcaatgcagggaacatggagCCTGGTGAGAAGGGAAATACCTGGTGAAAAGAGGGTAGAATGGGGGAGATGGAAATCAGGCTAAGTCAGCATCCATACCACCACCCCACACTCTTCCCCCAGTTACCTGCCATACTTGGGGGCTGTATCTCCTGGACTGGTTGGTGGCATAAGTGTAAAGCGGAAGTCACCAAGTTCACTGGTGTGTCCACTGATGAACTTCAACTGTCCCTTAGCCCCAACCTCTGGCACTAGGACTTCTTTGCCATCTGTTACCACATAGAAGAACAAGGACACCAAAGGGAGAGCAGAGATACCTGAGGCCTGGGAGACCAATGAGGACATAAAAACACAGCATTAGGTTAGCAGTCTCTCCCCTGAGAATCAGCCTTAGGGAAAGGGACACCAGGTGAGAGCAACAACAACATACATCTAGCAGTGTTGAGGGTCACTGAAAGTAAGCACCAGTGGGATGAGATAAAGAGCTCTGCACAGGGTTCTCTGGGAAATAATAGTACTTTTGTCCCATGTACTATGCTAAGAACTCTacatattatttcctttaattcttacAATTCTGTGAGttaggtactatttttatttccattttacagacaagaaaaccaaGGCTTAGAGATAGTAAAAAGAGATGGTCATACAGGCAAGTGTTTAAGGCAGGCAACCAGGCTCAAAGCCCCTGCTATTAAGCCCCACTTTATCCTGCATTTGCACGCAGCAAAGGAAGGGTGGAGGAAATCTGGGCTAGGGGAAGGGTGTCCTGAGGGCCCTGACCTGAGGCTCTACAGTCACTCTCCAGCTCCAGTTCCCTCCATGTTGACCCCCAGGCCTCTTGACGAACTCAGTGGTGAGCCTTAAGGCCCCATCCTGGATGTGTTGCCGCCCGAAGGAGAGACCGTCATGGAACTCCCAGCCATAGGGACCCACGCCGTCCCCCTGCTCACACGTGTGCCTGAGCTTAGGGGTCCCCGGGGTGGTGCCTTGCTGCGCCCACATCAGTCCTGGGGGTAGAATGGCCAGGTAAGTCAAAGAGAGAGCAGGGGACCTGTCCCTCTGGGTCGCCGAGAGCTTCAGGGTCATCCCTCTTAATAACACTCCTGATCCACTCCTCACCACCCTTGATCTGGCGCGAAGCTGGGGCGCCCAGATTAAGTGCCCGCCTGCCTGCCCGCCCCGGGTCCAGGTTACCGGTGAGGAGGGGCTGCGGACTGCGGGTCTTCATGCCGAAGTAAACGTGAGGGCGGTAGGTGCCCCAGAAGAGGTCCGGGGCCACGGCGGGGCTGGAAGAGCCGGGAGGCAGCGCCGGGGGCGCGGAGTGCAGCGTGACAGCGCGCCGCGCACGGTGCCATGCCAGTAGCCAGCATCCCGACAGGCCCAGGGCCAGAGACAGGACCACGACGGCCAGAGCCGCCCCCGCAGCCGCGCCCCGGGCCCTGCCGCCCCGGCCTTCGCGTCGCGCGGGGCCGCCCCGAGCCGACCTCTCAGCTGTCCGCGCTCCGTCTGCCGGCGCTCCACGGCGCCGCCGCTCGCCCCGAGCCATCCTTGCACGGAAATCGGCGTCGCGGGGACCCGGAGAGATGGCAACAGAGCCCGAGTCCCGGCTCGCTTCCTAGGCCCGCGCACAGCGCCTGGAACACGACTGATGTGTCAGCCGCACCCACCGGCCGGTGCCTCCCCTCCGCTTCCGCCGGAAGTCCCGCCCCGCCACGTCAGGTTAAGCCCCACAGCATCACAGCGCGGCGTGGTGTAGGGCTGGCTGGTATCTGAGGTCGGCCCTCTGGGCCGCGTCCACTGGATCGGCGTTTATTTTGCGTTCTCACGCAGTTGACAGGCTAGTAGGAAAAACCAATcacaattgtcttttttttcttttaataactacTGTATATTAAGAGCATGAGACGCTGTCctaagtgttttacatttaaCCGCTCCCCATATCGCCCCAATCAGGTGCCTGAAAACCGTGGCCTAGGAAGTTCAAGTAACTTGGCCCTGGCTACAGAGCCGGGAAGTGGCTACCTTGGAACCCAGTGTATCTGAATCATATTGTCCACACCTATGCCTTCTTTCCTAGTGAAATGGAGTGGATCCAAGAGGATCTGTGATTTTAGATGTCATACCTCCACTCAGTCTAGGATTCCTTATCTAGATAAACCCTAAAAGGACCATAATGGTGAtggctgtactttttttttttccttttctacaacCCAGGAAGCAAAGGCATTTAGGGGAAAGATTGCTTATGTCCAGGTCAGGGAAGGCTCTAGGAAAGAGGTAGCATCTGCACCTGATGTTGTCCTAGAAGAGCCAAGATTACATTTGATGATGGTTCAGAAATGCAACTTAGATTCATAGTTACTTCTCTCCAACAGCTCAGCATAAAAGGTGTTTTCATAAAGTACAAATCTCTATCATTCTCTTAAAAAACCCTACTCTACACCCTTATGCTATTCTAGCTATTATCACACCTCCCATCCAAACTCTAATTATATAAAACTactactttgggcttccctggtggcgcagtggttgagagtccgcctgtcgatgcaggggacacgggttcatgcccccgtctgggaggatcccacatgccgtggagcggctgggcccgtgagccatggccgctgagccagcgcgtccagaacctgtgctccgcaatgggagaggccacaacagtgagaggcccgcgtactgaaaaaaaaaaaaaaaaactactacttTATGCTGCACACCCACTTCTTCTTTCATTATAATCTGTTCTTCTTTCACTATAATCTGACTTCTGGCCCCACCCTCCACTGGTAGACTTTTTACTCATTTAACAATCACCTGACCGAACCCAATGGTCAGTCCTTTCTTGCTACCACTGCACCTGGTCCACACCTATTCAATATATTGTAGCACTTAGTACACACACCTGAGTTTCaccattcatctttgtatctcagTACTAATCAGGTGAAGTCACAAGGTTGATGCTAAATGTTGGTAAATTCAACAAAAGTTTATTGCACACTCTGTATCAAGCACTATGCaaggtgcaggggacacagagaaAACAGTCCCAACCTCAAGTTCACAATCTATAAGCACAGTGCCAGCACTCAATCCATGTTTACAGCAGTGCTTGAACCATCCctgtttttacagatgagagtaGTTAATCTGGCCAAGGATAATAGCCAGTTACCCATGGACCTGGAGAACTCAAATGTAGGGTTGTATCCTTTCGTCACTAAGGAGGCCTATAACATACGGCCTCTTAGATACTATGCTATGCTCACTCAATATTCTATGCAGTTTACAGATTATCAATTTATTTACTGATTGATTGATCTTTGGCTACGCTGcatgcagggatcttagttctctgaccaggtattgaacctgtgtcccctgcagtggatgaACAGAGTCTAAaccccactggaccaccagggaagtcccaggtatcAATTCATTTAATCTCTCAACAGTTctatgaggcaggtactattatcttcattttacgaATGAAGAAACAGGCACTGAGAGACTAAGTAATGTGTCCAAAATTACATAGCTACTTAAGGGAAAAGCTAGGTTTTCAATCCCAGGCATTCTGGCTTTTTACTACACTATACTGTCTCctgatagttttctttctttgaaaggaGAGGGGGGAAACCAGTCCTTTGAAGATATCACCATTTTAAGAGAGAAGTAGTATAGTAATGGGGTAGGAGGAAATATATTTGGCAAAGTACACAGCAGCCAGTGTCCAGAGATTCTTGATTGCCTAGTTGAACATTCTGAAGTTTTTCTCTAAACCAGTGGCTATCAACCATTTTTTCCTACAACCTGTGGTAAGAAATAATTCTATACTGCAACCAAGTACATGCagatagacacacatacacatactttaTATAATACCTATATCTATATTCATGATTATATGCTTAAAACTTAAGTTTCTTAAAGAATATTTCCCAGTCCATGTGCCATCTACTGatactttttattctattttattctattttactttgttttttaaaggctgaTTTAACTCCCTAAATTGACTTCATGATCCACATTAATGGGTGGTAACGTAGTATGAAAAACACTTTAGGCAGCATGCCTAAAAAGTACTTTAGGCACTGTTCTCTGAGACAAGTTGTAATAATAAAACCAATGATatgctttggaaaaataaaagtaagcagCAGCAAAAACGGTTAGCAAAAAGGAGACCAGGTGGGAGAATGCAACACTAATACAGGAGAATGAATGGAAATGTAGAGAACATTTCAGAAGCTTTTGCTTAAGACAGAATATTATGAACTTACTGACTGGATATGCAGGGAAAGGGAGCGGGCAGAACCAGAGATAATGCTGTGGTTTCCAGCTCAAGTGGCTGAGCAGATGAAGTTCCTTTTAAAGGAATGAGGAAGTCAGGGGAGGAGGCAAGTACAGATGACCCTTAAAcaatgggggtggggatgggagttaggggcccaaccgctccacagAGTTGAGAATGGGGggataactttacagtcagcacCCACAGTTCCACAACCGCAGATTCAAACAACCACGGATCATGTAGTACTTGTActatgtatttatttgaaaaacaggCATGTAAGAGGACCTCTGCAATTCaaacctgcattgttcaagggtcaactttaGAGAGTATGTAAGATTATTGGGTTAGCGTTAGAGTGTTGGTGGAATTTGGAGAAAACTGGTAGTAAGTACCCTGACTATAGCACAGGATTTGAGATTAGAGCCAAACAGAAATGTAGGGTTTAACCCAAGAGGGTAGTTCAAGTCATGACAGAATATGAGATGCcccaaaaataaaagagagaagagaaattagGAGAGTAGTATGCCTttatggttaaaagaaaaaaaagggcctGAGCGGAAAAGAAGTTACACAAGGGAGGGAATTAAGAGTGGCAGGTGCTACTGAAATGGAAAAATGAGGACTGAGAAAACAGCATTTCTAATAAGAGTAAGAGGTACCTTGAGTAGTGTTGGAAGAAGCCAAGTTCAAAGGGTTAAGCAGTGAGTGATggtaagaaagtgaaataaattcaaatttgTCCAGACCCCTCCCCATCTTGTCTCGTCCCAGAAACACTGGTTGGATTTGTAGTCACAgggctctttcttttttcttttgcgctCTGTGGTCTTCCAGATAGTGATTTGAGTAATTAAGTCAAGCTCTTCTTAGATGTGTCCTTAGCAGTCTTAGGTGAAAACCTGCTTGTTGGTCTCTTCCGCGCTGTCAGCGCCCGGTACTGGCGCCCGGCTTGTCCCCGCTCCCCGCCGCACCTCTGGCCTTGATGTGGGAGGAGAAGGCAGTGATCATTTCCTGGGCGGTGAGGTGCGCGCCGCGCATAATCAGGCGATGCCCGTCTCCTGGGGAAGAAACAAACGAGTCAGGCACCGGGAGGACGGCGGGGCAGGCGCCGAGAGCTAGCGACTCCCTCCCGACTCCCAACCAGACCCACCGAACAGCACGTCCACGCAGGGCTCGGAGCCGTCGTGTCTCACGTCAGCTATCACCGAGCAGTTGAGGTTGGTGCAGCGAACTTTCTCGCTGCTCACGGCCTGGAGGAAGGTCCTGCGGTGAGAAAACGGCGTGAGCGTCCGGCAGAGGGGGCTAGACCCCCGGCGGGAGGAAGGCGCGCCCCTTCGCGTCCGCACTCCTTCCCCCTCGTACCTTGTCGACTCCACGTTCTCCTCGAAAGGGCAGAATTGAACCCGAACCTGCTTGACAGAGCGTAGTCCGAGCCGAGCCAAGGCCGCTGCCATGGTGACCCCCACCCCGGAAGGACTCGTGCGGGCGGAAGTGTCGCTAGTGCGAGACGCTGTGGGTTGCTACGCGCTTCCGCAGTCCCCCGACCTCCGCCTCGTGAGGCTTCTCTGGCACGGTCGGTGGTGCTGGTCCCCAGGCCGCCGCCCTGGGCTCCCCAGCCGAGGAGGAAGGCCAGGAGGGAGACAGATGATTTCGGCACAGGGTATGGGGCGCCCAAACTACGCTGTCAGTAAACACTACCTGTCATTAATAGCCCCCTTTACCACGGTGAAGACAATAAATACTGCCAAAGCCGTTTGCACCTGGCTCCGATAACAAGTCTTTTGCAGCCTTTACTCCTCTGTACCCTGCTGTGCCAGATCTACGTTAACACCGTCTTAAGTGCTGGTCCCTTCCAAGGAGAGGGCACCATCACGGCAGAGATTATAAACCTACCAGAGGGTAAACTCCACTCAGGTAGTTTAAGATTAAACACGTGGAACTCTAGAGTAGCGAAGCTTACACGTGAAGGTCCTACAGCCCAATATTCTTAAATGACTAAAAATAGTGATAGGGAGGGGAGTGCAGGGTACTATTATATAGTATACGCCGTGGGACTGATTTAGGTGTAGTAATTCCTATTCCACCTCTGTGGTTCCTGATGAATTAACTTTGTAGTAGTGTCCCGAACTTTCTGTGTTTAGCCTGGCTCCTGGGACTTAAGATGAAGTGGCATCTAGGCTCCCTGCTTtctattgctttttctctttccctttcccctgGGATCCAACCCTAAAGCCTTACTCCCAGCATCTAGCCCCTTACTGCTAGTGTCTAGCTCTGAGATGTCTTCACTGATGGGGAACTAAGCCCAAGCCTCCCAAGGATGCTGACCTCCAGGTTTCTAAGTCCAGGCTCTGTGTAGCTTGTGGCTCTCAGGTATGCTTTCTTCCAAGCTCCCAATTCGGCTTTTTAAGTATGCATTTCTAAATGTCTGGGCTTTTTCAGACAGAGATAGGGAGTTCTGACGGGCTCTGATTAGGGTCCTTAGGATTCAGAACTGGTcctcaggcaggaaagaaaaggtAAGTGCCTGCGGGGATGCTGGTGCTGCCTCAGGGCAAGCCAGGCCTGCTGATTTCCTACCAGGTAAGCCTCAGGGCTATGTCCTTCTCCCCACAGTGTGCTTAGCAGCTGAGCTGTCTGGGCTGGGAGTACTCCAGGTCGAAGAGGGGGCTCCAAGCTCTCCAGGCTGTTGAGGCTGCTGCTGGGCAATTCCATGGTCTGGACCTCATTACATGCACCTGGTAAGGCAGGAGTGGAAGGCAGGTGGCTGGcggtgtggggggggaggggggtacACGCAGAAGCCAGATCAATGATGAGGATGGGGGATGCGGCACATAAAGTTATGAGCTAGGGGCAAAGAGAGCCTGGAGTTGGGGAAGGAGAATGACTCACAGCAACAGGGAGGCCCCCTGTGGACTTGAGTCTTGGGCAGGGGCTGCTGCAACAGACACAGCAGGGCCCCGTCCAGCCGCTGGAAGATGCTGAGCGTGGACAGAGTCTGGCGAAGTTCTGGGGACAGGCCCCACTGCTCCTCCTCCAGCAACTCCCTGACCACTCCAAAGTCTTGTCTGAGCTGCAGCGCCCCCTGCAGGCTGAAGGCCAAGGTACAGTGTGGCcacctgaccctcctgcctctccaaaCAGCTCTGCCCCAcccatcccctccctttttttcagtTCCATTCATCCCCCTGCCACGgcctccttttctccccacctgAACCGGATCCCATGGGTGAGGATGTGGTCAAGCCAGGCACCCAGGATGGCAGTCAGCGCCTGGCTGAGGGCAGGGGCCTGGGCTTGGTGTGGCAGTCCTTGCAGTCCTTGCAACACAGGCTCCAGTACCCTGCGGACCACCAACCCAGCATACTCACTAGGAATGCTGGGAAGTTCTGgagtgagagaagagaaaggacaggATATGAGGCTAGGGAGATCCATCAAGCCCCTAATGGAGCATTTGGGGGAAGAGGGTAGGATTTCAGGGTGAGGGGACACAGAAGGTGAGGACAGGATGGAGACAGAGGAGTGGAGCCAGGAATTGGAGGGGCCAGGACACTGTTACCCCCTGAGAAGCCTGGAAGGGAACGCTGGGATGA
This DNA window, taken from Kogia breviceps isolate mKogBre1 chromosome 11, mKogBre1 haplotype 1, whole genome shotgun sequence, encodes the following:
- the MRPL53 gene encoding large ribosomal subunit protein mL53, with product MAAALARLGLRSVKQVRVQFCPFEENVESTRTFLQAVSSEKVRCTNLNCSVIADVRHDGSEPCVDVLFGDGHRLIMRGAHLTAQEMITAFSSHIKARGAAGSGDKPGASTGR